The genomic stretch TAGAATCTAATAGCCTGTCCAGATGACGATAAAAATACTATGTAATACACTGGTCCACTCTATAGACAGATCACACCTGCTCCGTGTTGCCTTCTCACACTCGCCAGATTGACCTGAGACAAACCAAGGCGAACTGAGCTAGCATGATCTAAGCAGAAATGAAATCGCCAAGGCAACACGGTTTGGTTGTTGTCAGAGTGACAGTGTGAAAAGGGTGTCAGAGACTCACCAGGTACCGTTCTGATGACACGCTCACTAGGATGAGGTCATCCCCGACTCggaccttctctccctctgaccTCTGCTTGGAGGCAGGGTGGATGGTCCACCAACATGCTTCTCCtgtcagagaggagacaggaggacatGGCTGAGGCTATGGTGACATCACAGTAACCTTATCTGACCTCTGCTTGGAGGCAGGGTGGACATGCTTCTCCtgtcagagaggagacaggaggacatGGCTGAGGCTATCTCCCTctgagcctctgtctctctgtttctgagcctctgtatctctgtctctgagcctctgtcgctctgtctctgaacctctgtctctctgtctctgagaatATCGCTCTGTCTctgagcctctgtctctctgtctctgagtctatcgctctgtctctgagcctctgtctctctgcctctgagTATATCGCTCTGTCTCTGAgcctctgtcgctctgtctctgagcctctgtagctctgtctctgagcctctgtctctctgtctctgagtatATCGCTCTGTCTCTGAgcctctgtcgctctgtctctgagcctctgtctctccgtctctgagTATATCGCTCTGTCTctgagcctctgtctctctgtctctgagtatATCGCTCTGTCTCTGAgcctatgtctctctgtctctgagtatATCGCTCTGTCTctgagcctctgtctctctgtctctgagtatatcactctgtctctgagcctctgtctatctgtctctgagTATATCGCTCTGTCTctgagcctctgtctctctgtctgagtctatctctgtctgtctctgtctctgagtaTATCGCTCTGTCTctgagcctctgtctctctgtctctgagtatATCGCTCTGTCTctgagcctctgtctctctgtctctgagcctctgtctctctgtctgagtctatctctgtctgtctctgtctctgagtctatcactctgtctatGAGCCTCTGTCTCTGAGTATATCGCTCTGTCTctgagcctctgtctctctgtctctgagcctctgtctctctgtctgagtctatctctgtttgtctctgagtctatctctgtctgtctctctgtctctgagtctatCGCCCTGTCTatgagcctctgtctctctgtctctgagtatATCGCTCTGTCTctgagcctctgtctctctgcctctgagcctctgtctctgtgtctctgagactctgtctctctgtctgagtctatctctgtctgtctctctgtctctgagtctatcgctctgtctgcctctgagtctatctctgtctgcctctgagtctatctctctgtctgtctctgagtctatctctctgtctgtctctgagtctatctctctgtctgtctctgaatctatctctctgtctctgagtctatctctctgtctctgagcctctctgtctgtctctgagcctctctgtctgtctctgtccctatgtctctgagcctctgtctctgagtctgtaaGCCTCTGTCTCTGAGCCTAtgtctctctgagcctctctctctgagcctctctctctgagcctatgtctctctgtccccctctctctcattttctctatcttgctctctctctctctctctctctccctccctatctatatgcagtacattcggaaagtattcagaccccttgactttctccacattttgttacgttacagccttattctaaaatgattttttttatcatcaatctacacacaacacatcataattacaaagcaaaaacaggtttttagaaatggtatgtataaaacaaaaaaataccttatttacataagcattcagaccctttgctatgagacttgaaattgagctcaaatGCATCCTgtgtctacaacttgattggagtccacctgtggtaaatccaattgattggatatgatttggaaaggcacacacctgtctatataaaggtccaacagttgacagtgcatgtcagagcaaaaaccaagccatgaggtcgaaggaattgtccgtagagctccgagatatgattgtgtcgaggcacagatctggggaagggtaccaaaaaaatgtctgcagcattgaacgtccccaaaaacacattctGAAATGGAGGAAGTTCGGaaccgccaagactcttcctagagctggccgcccggctaaacagagcaatcgggggagaagggccttgaccagagaggtgaccaagaacccaatggtaacTCCGataaagctccagagttcctctgtggagatgggagaaacttccagaaggacaaccatctctgtagcactccaccaatcagacctttatggttgagtggccagacagaagccactcctcagtaaaaggcacatgacagcccgcttgagtttgccaaaaggcacctaaaagactctcagaccatgagcaacaagtgtctctggtctgatgaaaccaagattgaactctttggactgaatgccaagcgtcacgtctggaggaaacctggcacggtggaatcagcatcatgctgtgggggtgtttttcagtggcagaaagactagtcaggatcgagggaaagatgaacggagcaaagtacagagagatccttgatgaaaacctgctccagagcactcaggacctcagactggaggggaaggttcaccttccaacaggacaacacaggagtggtttgggacaagtctctgaatgtccttgagtggcccggccaagagcccggacttgaacctgatcaaacaccTCTTGatagacctggaaatagctgtgcagtgaccctccccatccaacctgacagagcttgagaggatctgcagagaaacatgggagaaactccccaaatacaggtgtgccaagcttgttgcgtcaagaagactcaaggctgtaatcgctgccaaaggtgcttcaacaaagtactgagtaaagggtctgaatactaatttaaatgtgatatttcaggggGTTTTATTATAAACTTACACACATTTTTTTAACCTGGTTTGGCTCcctcattatggtgtattgtgtgtagattgagctTATGAGATCTTTCATGTAGCAGCCAGGTTGTTGCAGGACAGACAGGAACCTAGTAACCACAGGCAGCACCACTgagggtctggagtctagtaacctccagcagggtctggagtctagtaacctccagcagggtctggagtctagtaacctccagcagcAACACTGAGGGTCTGGAGTCTGGTAACCTCCAGCAGCACCACTGAGGGTCCGGAGTCTGGTAACCTAAAGCAGGGTCTGGAGTCGGGTAACCTCCAGCAGCACCACTgagggtctggagtctagtaacctccagcagcACCACTGAGGGTCTGGAGTCTAGTTACCCCCAGCAGGGTCTGGAGTCTTGTAGCCTCCAGCAGGATCTGGAGTCTAGGAACCTCCAGCAGTgtctggagtctagtaacctccagcagggtctggagtctggtaacctccagcagcaccattgagggtctggagtctagtaacctccagcagcACCACTGAGGGCCTGGAGTCTGTTAACCTCCGGCAGCACCACGGAGGGTCTGGAGTCTGTTAACCTCCAGCAGCACCACGGAGGGAATGGAGTCTAGTAACGTCCAGCAGCACCACTGAGGATCTGGAGTCTAGGAACCTCCAGCAGTgtctggagtctagtaacctccagcaggGTCTGGAGTCGTGTAGCCTCCAACAGGGTCTGGGGTCCAGTAACCTCCAGCAAGGTCTGGGGTCTAGTAATCTCCAGCAGCACCACTGGGGGTCTGGAGTCTAGTAGCCTCCAGCAGGGTCTGGAGTCTAGCAACCTCCAGCAGCACCACTGGGTGCCTGGggtctagtaacctccagcaggGTCTGGAGTCAAGTAACATCCAGCAGCACCACTGAGGGCCTGGAGTCTAGTAGCCTCGAgcagggtctggagtctagtaaccgccagtagggtctggagtctagtaacctccagtagggtctggagtctagtaacctccagtagggtctggagtctagtaaccgccagtagggtctggagtctagtaacctccagtagggtctggagtctagtaacctccagtagggtctggagtctagtaacctccagtagggtctggagtctagtaacctccagtagggtctggagtctagtaacctccagtagggtctggagtctagtaacctccagtagggtctggagtctagtaacctccagtagggtctggagtctagtaaaCTCCAGCAGCACCACTGAGGGCCTAGAGTACTGTAACCTCCAGCAGGGTATGGggtctagtaacctccagcagcTCCACTGAGGGTCTGGTGTCTAGTAGCCTCGAAcagggtctggagtctagtaacctccagtagggtctggagtctagtaacctccagcagcACCACTGAGGGCATGGAGTACAGTAACCTCCAGCAGGGTCTGGggtctagtaacctccagcagcCCCACTGAGGGTCTGGAGTCTTGTAGCCTCGAgcagggtctggagtctagtaacctccattagggtctggagtctagtaaaCTCCAGCAGCACCACTGAGGGCCTAGAGTACTGTAACCTCCAGCAGGGTATGGggtctagtaacctccagcagcTCCACTGAGGGTCTGGTGTCTAGTAGTCTCGAAcagggtctggagtctagtaacctccagtAGGGTCTGGGGTCTAGTAACCTCCAGtagggtctggagtctagtaacctccagcagggtctggggtctagtaacctccagcagcTCCACTgagggtctggagtctagtagCCTCGAAcagggtctggagtctagtaacctccagtagggtctggagtctagtaacctccagcagcACCACTGAGGGCCTGGAGTACTGTAACCTCCAGCAGGGTATGGggtctagtaacctccagcagcTCCACTGAGGGTCTGGTGTCTAGTAGCCTCGAAcagggtctggagtctagtaacctccaTCAGTGTCTGGGGTCTAATAACCTCCAGCAGGGTCTGGggtctagtaacctccagcagcACCACTGAGGGCCTGGggtctagtaacctccagcagggtctggggtctagtaacctccagcagggtctggagtctaggaacctccagcagggtctggggtctagtaacctccagcagggtctggggtctagtaacctccagcaggGTCTGGGGTCTAGGAACCTCCAGCAGGGTCTGGGGTCTAGGAACCTCCAGCAGGGTCTGGGGTCTAGGAACCACAGTCAGCAtggcacacacactgacacagaacaTAGTAAACGTCCACACCCACACAGCATCACAACAGTCTTACTGTGAGAACTCATAAAACCCAGCAAcagaaacatctctctctctgaagcttGCATGGCAACATAACACTACAACATGGCTTGGTAATGTTGTCTCATCTGACTGTACTAGCTATACTATGGCTGTtgggaaagaagaagagaaagagacctACCTGTTGTGTCTTCCTGCAGTCCAACATCAAACGCCAGTTTGTCGGTTGAGGATCGGGAGGTACCTAGGCAACAGAGGTACTAGACAGAGAAACAAAAGAAGCCATTTATTCCTCAACACAACCAgacacaacatggtagaaaccAGTCTCGTATTGCCTTGTCTGACTGGCTCAGCAACTCGTGTATCACTAGAAAATACAGACAAGAATAAAACAAAGATGATGACAACCACAACAAAGATGATGACAACCACAACACAGATGACAACCAAAACAAAGATGATGACAACCACAACAAAGATGATGACAACCACAACACAGATGGTGACAACCACAACACAGATGACAACCACAACAAagatgatgtcagaaggtgaattcaccaatttgtaagttgctctggataagagcgtctgctaaatgacttaaatgtaatgtaaatgtaaatgatgacAACCACAAAACAGATGACAGCCACAACAAAGATGATGACAACCACAAAGCAgatgatgacaacaacaacacagatgatgacaaccacaacaaagatgatgacaacaacaacacagatgaCAACCACAACAAAGATGATGACAACCACAACACAGATGACAACCACAACAAAgatgatgacaacaacaacacagatgaCAACTACAACAAAGATGATGACAACCACAACAAAGATGACAACCACAACAAAGATGATGACAAGCACAGCACAgatgatgacaacaacaacacagatgaTGACAACCACAACAAAGATGATGACAACCACAACAAAGATGATGACAACCACAACAAAGATGATGACAACCACACCAAAGATGATGACAACCACAACAAAGATGATGACAACCACAACTGACTGACATCACAGAGCACAGACCTGGAATGGAAGATTGTGACACTGATTCAAGTCCATGTTATTTCCTGTATTTGGGTCTCCGGACAGACTGCAGAGGGACTCACCATGCCGCTGTAGGAGTGTCGTAGCAGAACAGCGTGTCCGTACAGTAAGGTGCGGTGGCCCCCTCCCTGGGCCgtctacaggacagagacagagggacaagaGACACATTCAGGAACTAGTTTACACGTACAATACTGTTActatacaggactaagatctaatcatactacaccggctctgacacttgtcagggcttgcaaactatcatgaattacaaagggaaacccagccgagaGTTGCCCAGTGAGACGAGtccaccagacgagctaaatgccttctatgctcgcttcgaggcaagcaatactgaaacatgcgtgagagcaccagctgttctggacgactgcgTGATCACACTCTCGTAGCCGATTTGAgtgagacctttaaacaggttaacattcacaaggctgcaggaccagacggattaccaggacttaGCATATGCTGACCAGCTGAcacgtgtcttcactgacatgttcaacctctccctgacccagtctgtaatacctacatgtttcaggcagaatgccaaggtaacctgtctaaatgactattgcacTCACATCTGCAGCCATTAAatattttgaaaggctggtcgtggctcacatcaataccatcatcccagacatcctggaccccactccaattcacatactgccaaaacagatccacagatgacgcaatctctattgctctccacactacagctcagcgttcataCACTACATCTCAGCGTTTAACCAGTTGGATTgatgtttcctcctcccagagcgctaagaaccttggcgtgatcctggacaacaccctgtcgttctcaactaacatcaaggcggtggcccgttcctgtaggttcatgctctacaacatccgcagagtacgcccctgcctcacacaggaagcggcgcaggtcctaatccaggcacttgtcatctcccgtctggattactgcaactcgctgttggctgggctccctgcctgtgccattaaacccctacaactcatccagaacgccgcagcccgtctggtgttcaaccttcccaagttctctcacgtcaccccgctcctccgctctctccactggcttccagttgaagctcgcatccgctacaagaccatggtgcttgcctacggagctgtgaggggaacggcaccgcagtacctccaggctctgatcaggccctacacccaaacaagggcactgcgttcatccacctctggcctgcttgcctccctaccactgaggaagtacagttcccgctcagcccagtcaaaactgttcgctgctctggccccccaatggtggaacaaactccctcacgacgccaggacagcggagtcaatcaccaccttccggagacacctgaaaccccacctcttcaaggaatacctaggataggataaagcaatccttctcacccccccccttaaatgatttagatgcactattgtaaagtggctgttccactgatgtcagaaggtgaattcaccaatttgtaagtcgctctggataagagcgtctgctaaatgacttaaatgtaaatgtaaatgaatttagggggcgctatttacatttttggatgaaaaacgttccagttttaaacaagatattttggacgaaaagatgcttgactatgcatataattgacagctttggaaagaagacattctgacgtttccaaaactgcaaagatattgtctgtgagtgccacagaactgatgttacaggcaaaacccagataaaaatccaacctgGAAGTGCCGCATtcattatatggctgtgaatgagctacgaatgagcttacgttttccacaaggtgtctacagcattgtgacgtctttttaggcatttcccttgaagaatggctgtaagggaccatatatggcatgtggtcacatggtgtcctcccgcagaaaaccttgcgtaaaatactgaggtagccatttttccaatcgcttcttatgagaaaccaactgcctcgacgggtatattatcgaatatatttgttaaaaacaccttgaggatggatcctaaacaacgtttgccgtgtttctgtcaatattatgtagCTAAAAAGTCTGccgttatagttgtagcatttttcggccgatttctcagcc from Oncorhynchus masou masou isolate Uvic2021 unplaced genomic scaffold, UVic_Omas_1.1 unplaced_scaffold_3652, whole genome shotgun sequence encodes the following:
- the LOC135534609 gene encoding ryanodine receptor 2-like, translating into MSVKTRTAQGGGHRTLLYGHAVLLRHSYSGMYLCCLGTSRSSTDKLAFDVGLQEDTTGEACWWTIHPASKQRSEGEKVRVGDDLILVSVSSERYL